The window GGAACACCGGCATGGCGAAGACGAAGTACGCTTTTTCGTCGCCGGCCGTGGGCTGTTTACCCTGCACATCGACGACTACGTCTACGCCGTGCTCTGCGAAAAGAACGATCTGATCTCGGTACCCGCCGGCACCAAGCATTGGTTCGACATGGGTGAGCATCCGCATTTCGTCGCAATCCGTCTGTTCAACAACCCGGAAGGCTGGGTTGCCAACTTCACCGGCGAAGACATCGCCGGTCGTTTCCCGCGTCTGGAGGACTGAAACGATGTCGATCAAAGCCATCGTCACCGATATCGAAGGCACTACCAGCGCGGTGAGTTTTGTCTTCGACGTGCTGTTTCCCTACGCGGCCAAACACCTGCCGGATTTCGTACGGCAGAACGCCGAACGCGCCGATGTTGCCGAGCAACTCGAAGCCGTGCGCCGCGACAGCAATGCGCCGCAGGCCGATGTTGAACGGGTTGTTGAAATTCTCTTGAGCTGGATTGAGGAAGACCGCAAAGCCACGCCGCTCAAAGCCTTGCAAGGCATGGTCTGGGCGCAGGGTTATCACGCCGGGCAGCTTAAGGGGCATGTTTACCCGGATGCTGTTGAAGCGCTGAAACGCTGGCATCAGGCGGGTTATCAACTGTTTGTGTACTCGTCCGGCTCGATCCAGGCGCAGAAGCTGATTTTTGGCTGTTCCGAGGCGGGTGATCTGACGCCTTTGTTCAGCGGTTACTTCGACACTACGTCGGGAGCCAAGCGTGAGGCGCAGTCCTACACGAATATTCAACAGGCGATCGGTGTTGAAGCGGGGCAGATCCTGTTCCTGTCGGACATCGTCGAAGAACTTGATGCCGCGCAATCGGCAGGCTTGCAAACCTGCGGTCTGGCCCGTGAAGGCGGGGCACTGGGTGCGCATGTCACCGTTGACAGCTTCACCGGGATCGAACCGGAAGCCTTCTAGCTTCACTCGATCAAATGTGGGAGCGAGCCTGCTCGCGAAAGCGTCCGTTCAGCCAACCTTATCAGTGGCTGACACACCTCCTTCGCGAGCAGGCTCGCTCCCACAGGTTTTTTTGTTAACCGCAAAATATAAACAGGCCGTGAAGCGCATGCTCCACGGCCTGTTCTGTTTAAAGCGTTAAAAAATTACAGCGAGTGATACGTCGGCAGGGCAAAACGCTGCTGGCTTTGCAGCATGGCAATTTGCGGCAATTCACTGGCCTGTTCGGCCAGGTCACGACGAATCGCGCTGATCGCCCACGACAGTTGGTCGCCGGCATGCAGTTGCTGATACGTGAGTGCGCGTTTGAACACTTTGCCGTCGGCGCTGCGCAGGGTCAGTAGAATCCCGCCATCGGGACGTGGCGCGGTGGTGACGTCGAAGTTGGAGAACAGGGAGGTAAATTTTTCTTGGATCAGGCTCATGTTTTTCAGCTCCGTATGCACTTGAATGGCAAGCATGCAGAGGAGGTTGCAGCGATTGTGCCAGCATTTGAAAAAAATAAAATCGTTGTAAATCAACAACTTAAAAACCATCGGAATTCAGGAGATCGTGCAATCTGCATGAATGGCCATCGTGCATCCTGCATTTTGCGGGATCGTCGACGAATAAACGGAACCAATTGATAAAGCCAGGATCCTCGCCGTCGCCGCTCAGCCTGCGGATACAAAACATTGCAAAAACCGCGTGTACAGCCCGAGAAGCGCTGACGTATTTTCGGACTCGACCCTCGCTCATCGAGCGTCGGTAGTTTCAGCGCGACAATAAAAAAACCGGCCACACGTCAAGGTCGAACGGGGAGCTTCCATGAGTCACGCGCCAAGCGACACGATTACCTGGGGCATGATGCTCCGCAAACTGCCGATGATTGCCAAAGCCATCCCGCGGGTGGTCAAAGGCATGAAGGTGGCCAACGTCACGGATCCGACCCAAAGCTGTGGCCTTGGCTGGACGTTCGAACAAGCGACCCTGCGCAATCCCCAAGGCCCGGCGTTATTGCAGGGCGATGTGCTGCTGACCTATTCGCAGGTCAATCAGTGGGCCAACCGTATTGCCCACTATCTGAGCGGACAGGGCATCGGCAAGGGCGACGTGGTGGCGGTGTTTATCGAGAACCGCCCGGAGTTGCTGGTGACGATTCTGGCGCTGGCCAAGGTCGGAGCGGTCAGCGCCTTGCTCAACACCTCGCAGACGCGCGACACGCTGATCCACAGTGTGAATCTGGTTGCGCCGGTAGCGATTGTGGTTGGCGAAGAATTGTTGCCCGCGTTTGCCGCAGTGCGCGAGCAAGTGTCGATTGCCGCGCAACGTACCTGGTTCGTGGCCGATCAGGACACTTACAGCCATCCGGGCATTGCGCCCGACGGCTACGTCAATCTGATCAGTGCCAGTGCCGACGCCGCCAGCGACAATCCGCCGAGCAGCCGGCAAGTATTCTTCGACGATCCCTGTTTCTACATTTACACCTCGGGCACCACGGGCCTGCCGAAGGCCGGCGTGTTCAAGCACGGCCGCTGGATGCGCAGTTCCGCCAGCTTCGGCATGATCGCGCTCAACATGGGCCCCGACGACGTCGTCTATTGCACTTTGCCGCTGTACCACGCCACCGGTCTTTGCGTGTGCTGGGGCTCGGCGATCAACGGCGCGTCAGGTTTCGCGATCCGCCGTAAGTTCAGCGCCAGCCAGTTCTGGAACGACGTGCGCCGCTACCGCGCCACCACCATCGGTTACGTCGGCGAGCTATGCCGTTATCTGGTCGATCAACCCGCCAGCGCCGATGACAGCCGTCACGACGTGCGCAAGATGATTGGCAACGGTCTGCGCCCCGGTGCCTGGGCCCAGTTCAAGACGCGCTTCGCCGTTGACCACATTTGTGAGCTGTACGCGGCGAGCGACGGCAACATCGGTTTCACCAACATCCTCAATTTCGACAACACCATCGGTTTCTCATTGATGGCCTGGGAGTTGGTGGCCTACGACCATGACAGTGGCGAGCCGCTGCGCAGCGACGACGGTTTCATGCGCAAGGTCGGCAAGGGTGAGCAGGGCCTGTTGCTGGCGCGAATCGATGAAAAAGCGCCACTGGATGGTTACACCGATCCGCAGAAAACCGCCAAAGTCGTGTTGCACGACGTGTTTACCAAGGGTGATCGCTTTTTCAACACTGGCGACTTGTTGCGCAACATCGGTTTCGGCCACGCGCAATTTGTTGATCGACTCGGCGACACCTACCGCTGGAAGGGTGAAAACGTCTCGACCACTGAAGTCGAAAATCTCTTGTTGCAACACCCGCACATCTCCGAGGCGGTGGCCTATGGAGTAGAAATTCGCAATACCAATGGTAGGGCGGGGATGGCGGCGATCACGCCGGCGGAATCCCTCGCGACGCTGGATTTTGCCGAGTTGCTGACGTTTATTCGTGAACGCATGCCGGCGTATGCCGTGCCGTTGTTCCTGCGGGTGAAGGTGAAAATGGAAACCACCGGCACCTTCAAATACCAGAAAACGCGCCTGAAAAACGAAGGCTTCGACCCCGGCCAGACAGGCGATGATCCGATCTACGCATGGCTGCCCGGCACTCACACCTACGTACGTGTAACAGATGAAGTATTGGCGGAAATCGATCAAGGCAAACATCGTTATTGATTCTGGCTATAGGCGTTCTTGAGAAAAAGGGGGTGACAGCTTTAGTTTCGCTCGGGAAACTGTCGGCTTTCCGATTGACCGAAAGTGGAGTTGCCCCATGTCCGACCAAAGCCGCCAGATGACCCCTGAAGAAGCTGCCGAATTCACCGAGCAGGTTTTCAACAAGGCGCGTGACGGTGATGCCGAGATGCTTGATCGCCTGGTCACGGCCGGTTTGCCGGTGAACTTGAAGAACAGCAAGGGCGACACGTTGCTGATGTTGGCCAGCTATTACGGCCATGTGGATGCGGTCCAGGTGCTGCTTAAACACAAGGCCGATCCGGAAATGCG of the Pseudomonas sp. Seg1 genome contains:
- the mtnC gene encoding acireductone synthase, giving the protein MSIKAIVTDIEGTTSAVSFVFDVLFPYAAKHLPDFVRQNAERADVAEQLEAVRRDSNAPQADVERVVEILLSWIEEDRKATPLKALQGMVWAQGYHAGQLKGHVYPDAVEALKRWHQAGYQLFVYSSGSIQAQKLIFGCSEAGDLTPLFSGYFDTTSGAKREAQSYTNIQQAIGVEAGQILFLSDIVEELDAAQSAGLQTCGLAREGGALGAHVTVDSFTGIEPEAF
- a CDS encoding DUF3509 domain-containing protein — translated: MSLIQEKFTSLFSNFDVTTAPRPDGGILLTLRSADGKVFKRALTYQQLHAGDQLSWAISAIRRDLAEQASELPQIAMLQSQQRFALPTYHSL
- a CDS encoding long-chain-acyl-CoA synthetase, which produces MSHAPSDTITWGMMLRKLPMIAKAIPRVVKGMKVANVTDPTQSCGLGWTFEQATLRNPQGPALLQGDVLLTYSQVNQWANRIAHYLSGQGIGKGDVVAVFIENRPELLVTILALAKVGAVSALLNTSQTRDTLIHSVNLVAPVAIVVGEELLPAFAAVREQVSIAAQRTWFVADQDTYSHPGIAPDGYVNLISASADAASDNPPSSRQVFFDDPCFYIYTSGTTGLPKAGVFKHGRWMRSSASFGMIALNMGPDDVVYCTLPLYHATGLCVCWGSAINGASGFAIRRKFSASQFWNDVRRYRATTIGYVGELCRYLVDQPASADDSRHDVRKMIGNGLRPGAWAQFKTRFAVDHICELYAASDGNIGFTNILNFDNTIGFSLMAWELVAYDHDSGEPLRSDDGFMRKVGKGEQGLLLARIDEKAPLDGYTDPQKTAKVVLHDVFTKGDRFFNTGDLLRNIGFGHAQFVDRLGDTYRWKGENVSTTEVENLLLQHPHISEAVAYGVEIRNTNGRAGMAAITPAESLATLDFAELLTFIRERMPAYAVPLFLRVKVKMETTGTFKYQKTRLKNEGFDPGQTGDDPIYAWLPGTHTYVRVTDEVLAEIDQGKHRY